In the genome of Piliocolobus tephrosceles isolate RC106 chromosome 20, ASM277652v3, whole genome shotgun sequence, the window GAGAGGTAGAGATGGCCTCCTGCTACATGTGGCTGTGAGCAGTGAGGGTGGCTGAGCTGGGCCCAGGCTCCCAGTGCTCCAGCTGCCTCCCGTCTCCTGGCATCTCCTTGCCTCCCTCTCAGCTGCAGCTTCCCGTTTTTCCttgtctctgtgcctctgttgTCCTTTCTCCCCATTTTTGCTTCTAGCTTTtagttctttctgtctctttgtctcaGTCTCTTCTCCCTCACCCCTTCATCTCCCCATCTCTCCCTGTGGGTTTTGTGGTTTTGACCTCTCAGCCTCCCTTCTTCAGGGGCTCAAAGCCAATCCATTCCTACCCACTCTCATGAGGGTGAGGCTAGGGCCAGGCCCTGGGTAGACACCTGCAGGGCTCACTAACTTCTCCAGGAGCCTGGAACCCAGGAAAGCATTAGCTCAGACCCTTGCCCAGGAGTGAGATGTATCCAGTGTCGGGCTACCACCTGGCACTGCCCCAGGggtcaccctggccaacacaacCCGCATAGCTGAAGCAGGTTTCCTCCAGTCTGGCCCACAGGGCTAGGTGCCTACCAGCTGGCAGATTACCCTTGCAGAGCGAGAACCCAGCCATGGTACCAGGGGCTCAGGTGGCCCAGCCCGTAGCAAGCCAGATGGTCACCTGGGCACTGGGGGAGAGGACAAGCCCCCGCTCACATGAAGATTACACTCCCGTGGGAGAGACCAGCGCTCAACAGATAGACACAGATAAACTCCTGTAACTGAGCTGGTGTCAGTAATACTTTGATGGAGGAAAGCAGAGGGCAGGAGAATGCGGAGGGGGGCAGGGGGCGGTGGGTGGGTTGGAAGCTCCCTGAGCTCCCTGGAGGAGATGGCCCAGCCCACACAATGAGGGTGCACTGGACCTGGACAGAACCCCACTCCCAGCTCCCTTCACTCTCTTGGGCTGGGGGCTCACAGCTTTTGATGCAAGAATGCAAAAGAGAAACCTTTGCCTGGAACAGCAAAACCCACTTCTGGGACAGAGCAGATCCTTCTAGCTTCTCTATCTGTTGCCCACCCATTATGGGGCATCTTAACTGTCTCATGCGAAGCCTTAGGTTTCTGGTCTCTGGTGATCACAGAGGGGTCCTGGATCCTTGGGAAGCAGATATGTCTCAGAGCCTCTCTCATCTTCTCCCGAGCCTGTACcccatttctctctttccctggcCCAAGTCTTGGGAGGCCGTCTGTGAGCGGAAAGAGATCCTGCTCAGCTTGGTCCTCGTGGCCTCTTCAGAACCCCTTCACCCCGAGGCCTTTCTCAGGGCTGGGTCCACAGTCAAGCATGCCTGGATGTAAAGTTCAGCTCCCAGCTGTATGACACTAGGcaaatttatttccctttctaaacttcagtttcctcatctgtaaaatggagataatcataATGCCAGCCTCAGGACTATGGAACAAGATTTGATAGGTTATGTGTGCAAAGAGCTTAGCACAGGGTCTGGCACAATAAGCAGCTGATGAGTGGCAACTATGGTTGTCACTGTTGTCATGGTGATTTTTAGCCCTTTTGTTACAGCTTCCTAACCCGCCAAAGGTTTACTCCTGCTTCCTCTCTGGTGCTTCATGTTTCTCCTCACAACAGCCAGCACGATAACTAGATTAGAGCTGGTCTCCTCTGCCTACTCATGGAGCTTTTTGCTCTAGAGAAAACACCCAAGCTCTCACCACAGGGCCCTAGGGAACCTGCCCTGTCTCCCCCCCTCCCACCTTGCTCCCGCTGCTGCCGCCACACTGGCCTCCTAGCTATCCTTTGAACAGCAAAACCCACTTCTGGGACAGAGCAGGCATGGCTGCACCCCAGGGACTTTCCACTTGCTGTTTTCTCCCCTGGACCGTGCTTTCCACAGGCAGCTCACTCCCACACTCCCTTCATGTCCTCTCCGTGACGGCTGCACATTCCCCATTCAGGAGCTTCGCTTTCCTCCGGAGTCCTTGCCACCATCTGACTTGCTCtgggtttctgttttttattctgcTTCGTGACCGCTTCCCACACCTTCCTGAGAGCAGGGATTGTGGTTGAGCACACAGTTGGTGCCCAAGAAATATtggttaaatgaataaacaagaacTGCAAGGTCACTgtaaaacaaactaacaaacaaacaataacaacaaaaacagaaaatgcagaCATGCATCTTTTAAAAGTATCCCAACACATTCCGAACACCAGCCATTCTgagtctctccttttctctgGGGCCTTTTTGCACATGTAGTGTCCTCTGCCTAAGACATTCGCTTCGTTGTCATTGATGACTGTTCCTCACTGTGTCCCTGAGGTCCAAAAGCATGCCTCGCTTTTGAGGAAGGAGATAATTTGGGAGTGGGCCAGGGCATAGCGCAGATGGGTCACGTGGGGACCAACCCCACCGTGCCTGGTTTCCAGACAAGGAAACAGACCCCCAGAGCCAAATCCCATCCCTCAAGTGACACAGCGGTGGCAGCCCCTGGGTCGGAATCAGAGAATGTGTCTTTGTGGGGAGCGGGGATTTAGGTTTTCAGTGCTTAGGACTTGTTGAACTTACAAGAAAGTCAGACTCCTTCTGCCCTGTCTGCCCTCATCTCCCCATCCAGCCCTCCGTGGGAAAGCTACTGATGTTTGTAAATGTTTAACTGGACACTCTCATTAGTTTAATAGCTTTTCAGGGGGCAAAGGTCACCATCATCTGCAAATTCACCTACTCCCCTTAACTATTGACTTAGCACTCTTTCTTAGGTATATCATTTATTGCTTTTGCTATATCTTCGTTTACTTTGCACCTTCGTCTGCTGTCTTGACCTGGAAGGGTGAGCCAGGCCTGTACCACCGGACTGTGCTTCTGTCCATTTCTCCTGGAATGTCTGATGCCATTTCGGGAAATATTCAGAATACAGATAGTCACTACAGTTTTGACTCCTTTATGAATTAGAGTCTCCATATATGAAATGACTCTTGGTCTCAATTTATACTTTTGGTACCAAATTCTCTATGGAGGGCTCTTTGTTCCTCtgttcctccttctttctctcttctccttttttttttttttccatttctctgcaaGACATTTGCCCCCAAGTGTCTAAACAACTACTTTtgttaaattttgatttttgatcAAATCCTGGTTAGGACAGGACCTAAGTTTCAGAGTCAGAAAGTAGGTGGTAAAGGAGATAAATGTATTCATCAATTTTTGGTTACTATAATCTGTCAATATATATCCTGGAACGTGTATCTCTGTGCACTTAGTACacagtagtttttgtttgtttgtttttgttttttgagacaacagtcttgctttgtcgcccagggtagagtgcattggtgtgctctttgctcactgcaacctccacatcccgagttcaaccagttctcctgcttcagcctccccagtagctgggatgacaggtgcccaccgccatacccagctaatgttttgtatttttgatagagacagggttttaccatggtgACCAGTTggaagctggtcttgaactcctgacctcaagttatctgccagCATCGACCtatcaaagtgctagaattataggcgtgagccactgcacccagcctctgagTGTTTTTGttgtatataaaataagaatgactTAAACAACATAGAAGTTTGTTTACAATTTAACAGtaacattaaacaaacaaacaaaacagttcaACACAGGCAAAACAGGGCTGGTACGGGTGCGCTCCGCCACAAAATCCCAAAGGAGCCTAGTATGCATCTAACCTTCACTGCATGCCTCATAGCACAAAATTGTTGCTGGAGTTCTGGCCGTCACATCTGATTCCAGACAGCCAAATGGAGGAAGAGCAGAAGGGCCACTCCCTTATTGTTAACTCTTTCTCCATCGCCAGAAGAAATACCCACTTGTGACTGCAGCGTTTACCCCAAGATAACTGTGCCACAAAATACCtcgcttttattattatttttgcctcGCTCTAGTATattgactttggaaacaaaagacatcactCCATTTATAGCATTCTAGTTTTAGTAgttgtatttccatttacaaaacaTAGTCATTCTCAATTGCTGAAAATCTCAAATCCTAGCATTCCTACATGTGATGTTAACATTGCTCTTGAACAGTTGTTGGccaaagattcatttgatgaatccaGTTTTTCTGAAATAGGTGAGTCTGATGTTATTTCTGGttagaaataactccaaaaacagtttttacattttattttgacattgaaaatcagtcagatttagggttgggcgcggtggctcacgcctgcaatccccgTACTCTGgcgtactctgggaggccaaggcgtggggatcacttgagcccaggagttcgagaccagcctgagcaacatggagaaacctcatctctactaagaaataaaaaaaattagctggacatggtggtgcacgcctgtaatcccagctactaaggagaccgaggcagaggttgctgtgagccgagatcaagccactgtagtccagcctgggctacacagtgagactctggagactctgtctcaaacaaacaaacaaacaaacaaaaaacaccagtcataatcagtcagatttgcttcaaCCTCAAAtagtatatttacataaaattaaatgagcGTCGGCAAcgagctgcactttttttttctaaacaggaaaCGGGCTAAGGAGACTACTCAGAGTCGCATATGAATTCATTGGCTTGATGACAGGGCCGTGTGCAGCTACAaagaaggctgggaaatgtagtccttTAGTTGGATGGCCATTTGCCTAACAAAAACTGggtctctttttttattttttattttttaagatggagtctcactctgttgcccaggctggagtgcagtggcatgatctcggttccctgcaacctccacctcccaggttggagcgattctcctgcctcagcctcccgagtagctgggactacaggtgtgcaccaccacacctggttaatttttgtatttttagtagagatggggttttctcatgttggccaggctggtctcgaactcctgacctcaagggatctgcctgcctcagcctcccaaagtgccaggattacagacgtgagccaccttacctggccGTTAACTACATGTTTTTGAATGCAACTGATATGTTTGCTGAAACAGTAATCTTATAATGATGGTTCATTGAGCCCTTACTATTTGGCAGGCATGATTTTAGCACTTTGCATGTTCCTAGCAACAATTCTGATGTTGGTACTGACAGCCTACCTGTTTTGCAAGAGAAGACAGGATCCTCTGAAGCACAGGAGATTAAGTCACTTGGCTCAGCTTGTGAGGGttgaagctgggatttgaacccagacaacTGGTTCCAGATGCTACTGCAGGAGACAGCATCAAGATGGCCCGAGTCTAGGATGGAGaaagaggccaaagtgggtggccACTTCTTCCAAAATATTCCTGAGAAGCCAGAAATGCTGAAGGTTGCTTGCCATTCCCTCCATTGCTAATTACAGTAACAAACTGTTAAACACACTGGGCAAACCAAAGTAACATATCTGCTGTCTGGCTTTGGCCAGTGAGTTAATAATTTACAAATCCTAAGCTAAGTCATTGAGAAAGGCCCTTCCACCTTCAAAACGTCAGATTCCCAAGCAGCCCCTGCCCTCAAAAAGCTTCAGTCTCAAGGGATGTGCCTGCATGCACCCACACAAGAACAACCTGAAATGAAGGGTTCATGGGGCCCTGGTGAGGACACCTGAGAAAGCGAGGCAGCCAGAGGTCTCCTGAAGGATGGGCTCTTGTAGAAAGCTTGGATGTGGACAGCAGAGGGGGCTGGTGCTCCAGGCTGGGAGGACAGCAAAGGCAAAGGTGTGCCACTGCTGCCTGGGAGTTTCCCCTCCCTCCTTGGGTCCTCCTGGCACGCCTGGAACGGGCCTCGCCTGTGCTGTTAGTCAAGTCAGCTTCCTAAAGGAGAGGACGGAGTCCTCTCAGAAGGGAGGGGGCAGAGCGGGACTGTTAGGAGACCTGACTGCGTTACATCTCAGGAGTGGCTCCTcccagagaagaaaaggaggtgGCCAGAAAGGCAACTGAGCATTGGGTTCGCTCAGTGAAGGTATGAGGAAGGAAGTCCCAGCCCTGTGAGTGAATTCCGTGTGTGGGAACCATGGGGAGGAGCCACAAGGATTCAAGAGTTTCCTGGGTGAGGCGTGGCGACAACTGACACTCCTGCTTTGTACTAGAAGGAAGGAGTATGGAGTTAAAGACTGTGGCGTGAACTGAGGAACCCTGGACAGGCCACTTGCTGCAGGGGACCCAGTCCAGATCCCAGGAGAGCCCCGCTGCCCCTTCGGACCCCGTCTCCCATCTACAAAACGTGGAGATTGGCCCAGTTgacgtgtctctacaaaaaggtGCATATACCACTGGTGAGTTCAGTTGATACCGAGTGGGGgaatcttttccctttttaaattttcatagtcCTGTATTAATTCTCATgtgaattagacaaaaataacGATGTCACCAAACCTGCCATTTCACGATAATGATCGGGAACCCTTAGTGGTGCTTACTGTGTGCTGGGAATGTTGGAAACAACATAAACTCACCAGCATCCTTACATCTCATTACAAGCCACGGAGTTCATACTATCACTATCCCCTacttacagatgaggacatgagacagagagaggcaaAGTCACTTGCCCAGGGTTACCCAGATTGTAAGCAGCAGAGCCAGGGTCAAACTCAAACAGCTGGCTCCAGAGCCTCACTCCTGGCATCTGCCATATTACTGCTCAGACTAAGGGTAAATAGAAGAAAGTTGTTAGTAACAGCACAGGTGGGCTGCCACTGGTAGCTGGCAAGGGGGTAAACAGATGGCAAAATGGTTCTGGAGGGCTAGAGGAAGTGGTCTCCAAAGGCCACCTAGAGAGTTCTATAATTTCAGGAGGAAAGAAAGCCAGATTGAAATCTCATTTCAGGTAACCATATATTTGCATCAGGCAATATGTTTACATGGTTCACAAATCAAAACTCTATTAAAAGATATACAGAggcagggccgggtgcggtggctcacacctgtaatcccagcactttgggaggctgcaggcggatcacaaggtcaggagatcgagaccattctggttaacacagaaaccctgtctctactaaaaatacaaaatattagccaggcatggtggcaggcgcctgtagtcccatctacttgggaggctgaggcaggagaatcacttgaacccaggaggtagaagttgcagtgagctgagattgcaccactgcactccagcctggtgacagagtgagaatctgtctcaaaaaaaaaaaaaaaaaaaaaagatatacagggTCATCATCAACATCCCTGCAGTCCCCATGTGTCCTTCAAGGGTTGCTTTGTGCAAGTACaagcaaagaaaacatatttttcctccTCTTGTATGACCAAAAGGCAGTACACCTTTTCCTGGTTCCATTTACCTGCCTTGATTTTGTTTCAAGATTATCAGTATAGCCTGGAGACCTTTCCTTATCAGCCAGCAAGATCtgctttccttattccttattccTTCAGACAGGTATGTGGTATTCCAACAGGTCCCTTTAATTAGCCACTTCTCTGTTGGTAGCCACCCAGGAGAAAATTTCCCACAACTTGCTATTACCAACAAGATCACAATCTATAATAACCTTGTACATGAGTCATTTTGTCAGGCTTTGGGATAATCTCATGGTGAGAAATGGCACCTGGAGTAGTTTTCCTATTGTGAATGAaggtaataatattttctttttcttttttttttttttttgagacggagtctctgtcgcccaggctggagtgcagtggccggatctcagctcactgcaagctccgcctcccgggttcatgccattctcctgcctcagcctccggagtagctgggactacaggcgcccgccacctcgcccggctagttttttgtattttttagtagagacggggtttcaccgtgttagccaggatggtctcaatctcctgaccttgtgatccgcccatctcggcctcccaaagtgctgggattacaggcttgagccactgcgcctggccgaaggtgataatattttcatgtgtttaaagCTTATTTGTACCTTTTTCTCTGAATTGTTCATATCCTTGGCCCTCTTCTATATCGGGTCTCtttgttcttgatttttaaaaactctttataTATTAGGAAGATGAGCCCTCTGTCTGTGatttatgttgcaaatattttccctatattttcatttaacttttgacCTTGCTGTTGGTATGTTTTGCAGaagctgctttgttttcttttgtgtgttgtGTTGAACTTTTCTTTCACGAGTCATAGTTAGGAAAGCCTTCCCTTGTTTTCTGCTAATAAAAAGCCAgcttgggccaggcgtggtggctcacacctgtaatcccagcactttgggaggccgaggcaggcagatcacctgaggccaggagtttgagaccagcctggccaatggtgaaaccctgtttccactaaaaatacaaaattagctggcgtggtgacatgtgcctgtaatcccagctatttgggaaactgaggcaggagaatcacttgagcctaggaagcagaggttgcactgagccgagatcatcccattgcactccagcctgggctaaaagagcgaaactccatctcaaagaaaaaaaaaaagccagcttgTTCACAAGAAGGGGAGTATTAAGAGAAACCCTGGGCCCCAGGTCCCAGCATCTTGCTAGGTGGTGAAATTGAAATTACTCACCTGGTGTTCTTCTCTGCCAGCCCCACCGCAGGCTGATCTGGGGAagcctctggcccagggcagatACCACCATGGCCTTCCTGATGCACCTGCTGGTCTGCATCTTCGGAATGGGCTCCTGGGTGACCATCAATGGGCTCTGGGTAGAGCTGCCCTTGCTGGTGATGGAGCTGCCTGAGCGCTGGTACCTGCCCTCCTACCTCACGGTGGTCATCCAGCTGGCCAACATCGGGCCCCTCCTGGTCACCCTGCTCCATCGCTTCCGGCCCAGCTGCCTTTCTGAAGTGCCCATCATCTTCACCCTGCTGGGTGTGGGAACCGCCACCTGCATCATCTTTGCCTTCCTCTGGAATATGACCTCCTGGGTGCTGGACGGCCACCACAGCATCGCCTTCTTGGTCCTCACCTTCTTCCTGGCCCTGGTAGACTGCACCTCTTCGGTGACCTTCCTGCCCTTCATGAGCCGGCTGCCCACCTACTACCTCACCACCTTCTTTGTGGGTGAAGGACTCAGCGGCCTCTTGCCTGCCCTGGTGGCTCTTGCCCAGGGCTCGGGTCTCACTACCTGCGTCAATGTCACTGAGCCATCAGACAGCATACCAAGCCCAGTACCCACGTGGGAAACTGACATCGCACAGGTACCCAGCATCACCCGGAGCCATCTCAGCACTTGGCTTGGTCACAAATGTACGGGAGGGAAAAATCTGCTCCCCTCCATCTTTCTAGGTTCTTTGGTCGGTCTATGAATTAAACTGACATAAGGCAGATCAATAGCAGGAAACCCATTTTAATtacttacacacatacacatgggAGTCCCCCCAAAATATGAGACTTAAAACAGGGCCAGATGATTTCAGCTTATATAGCATCCTGAGCTACAAAAGGTAATAGGGACTTGGGGCTTCTGCAGGATGGTGGAGAAAAATTatgggaggggaaaggaggaaacTTATGGTGAATAAACATTGCACTGTTAGGCAGATAAAAGTTCCTCAGGTGAGAAAGGCCGCCACCTTTCTCTTCCTGGTTCAGATACCTCTTCTTGGTACAGATAAGATACCTTTACTAATAAAAATGTCCTTTAGATGTAAATTTGTCTTACAAAATGGTAACTTTTCAGAGCTACTCCTTAGCctgcaatttttcaaaataaccaTCTAGAAATAAACAATATGCCAATAGGTcaattttggggtggcatattctggccTCCTACAGTCATATTTTGGGATGGCATGTCCTGAGGGCCCCTGTTTCCTAGACGGTGGGTGGAGCAGTGTTCTTCTTTAGGTGGGGGCTCTCCCCTTAAGTGGGGGCTCTCCCCTTAGGTGGGGGATTCTCCCTTTAGGTGCGGGCTCTCCCCTTAGATGGGGGGCTCTGCCCTTAGGTGGGGGGCTCTCCCCTTAGGTGGGGGGCTCTGCCCTTAGGTGGGGGGCTCCCCTGCTCAGTCAGTCTCTGGCTAGCCCCTCCTCTGAACATGTTTGTGCTTGCCGCTGCTGTGGGGTAGCAGAGTGGTAAAAGGTGTAGCTTCCAAGTCAGAAAGCACCAGGTGGAGTCTGGCTTTGCCACATTCTCCCTGTGACTTTCAGGTAAGGGCCGAAGCATTCTGATACCTCAGTTCCCTCTGAAATGGGGGATGCTCGTCCCCACTGCACAGGCCTGTTAGGAGGCAAAGGGGCTTATCCATGCCCGGTGCCTGTGCTCAGTGGGCAGTCAGTATGAGCAGTCATTATTGCCACCTTATtagttatgtttatttattaattatctaTTAATAACAGGTGATCTGTATTCTGTATTATCACTGTCATGATTGTTGTTCTGCAGTCTGATCCCCTTCCCCGACCAGGGATCTGACTGACCtgtcttgtcctttgcagggagtTCCCAGAGCTTTGGTGTCCGCCCTCCCCGAAATGGAAGCGCCCCTGTCCCACCTGGAGAGCCGCTACCTCCCCGCCCACTTCTCACCCCTGGTCTTCTTCCTCCTGCTATCCATCATGATGGCCTGCTGCCTCGGGGCGTTCTTTGTCCTCCAGCGCCAACCCAAGTGCTGGGAGGCTTCCGTGGAAGACCTCCTCAATGACCAGGTCACCCTCCACTCCATCCGGCCGCGGGAAGAGAATGACTTGGGCCCTGCAGACACAGTGGACAGCAGCCAGAGCCAGGGGCATCTTGAGGAGAAAGCAGCCCCCTGCTGCCCGGCCCACCTGGCCTTCATCTATACCCTGGTGGCCTTCATCAATGCGCTCACCAACGGCGTGCTGCCCTCTGTGCAGACCTACTCCTGCCTGTCCTACGGGCCAGTTGCCTACCACCTGGCCGCCACCCTCAGCATTGTGGCCAACCCTCTTGCCTCGTTGCTCTCCATGTTCCTGCCTAACAGGTGTGCTCTCATCCGGTCCTAGGGAATCCCAGTGGGGGAACACTTCATTTCAGAACCCAGAATTCCAAACGCGCCCACTGGGCTGTACATGTAGTGGTTAAGAACGTGGTTTTCGGAGCACCCTGGTCCAAatgccagctctgccacttgtcAGCTGTGTGCGATAAGACAAATCACTTCAGTTCTCTGTGCCTCAGGGATATTTATCGGAAAATGGGAGTAGTAACAGTTCCACCTCCTAGGACTGCTGGAAGCATTATATGAGCTGATTCTATAAAGCTCttggagcagtgcctggcacgtggCAGGTCCAGCCTAAGTGCTGACCATCATTGTCATAAGCCCATGAGGAGGAGCAGACAGCCACTGGAGTTCCCATTTATAAGGGGAAAGCCTGAGGCTTGGAGAAAGAGCTTGACCTGGTCTAATTCCCAGAATTTcagccctgccctcctgcctctgATCTCCAGCTGATTCCCTTAGAGCCACAGTTCTAGAAGAATGGCTGGGCAAATTGATAAAATGCAGATTGAACCAGCCTAGACTGGGACCTGGGATTTCAATTTTTAGTAAGGAACCCAAACAGTTCTGAGGCAGGGGCTTCAGACCCATGTATGAGAAACACCACCTCGGGATCTTGACATTTGAGGTAGGTCCTACAGCCTCGTATCCACGTTGGCCTGCCTGCCCTCACTGGCCTGCTTATACCCACTCTCCCAGCCCAGAAGGAGGACAGTGAGGACAGAAGATCTTGACAAAAAGCTTGCCAGGAAGCTGGATTTTCTACCTTGGGACctagaaactggaaagaggatGGAGGATTTGAGGGAAGCAGGACCAAAGGCCCCGACCTGCAAATCCAAGAAACCCCAAATATTAGAATTACAGAATCTGAGTCATGGAATCCAAGAATCTTGGAGCAGAAAGAGTCTTTGAGGGTATAGGCAGACCTCCGTGTGTTCTTACCCAGGGCGTGGACCAGTCTTGGTGTTCTGGAGACTGGAGAGTGGGACCCCAGAGACAAGGACTTCTGAGGAAGGACAGTGTCTTCAGTTGTCAGATGTAGGTTTGCATGGAAGGCCACCTGTAGAGAGATGCTCCTAGCAGCAACAAGCCAGCTGCCCGGGCCCCTGGAGATCAGCAAACTCCACATTGCAGAGGCAGGTAGCTGAGGCCAGATGGGGAGGGGTCCCCTGAGGAGGCACAGCAGGGTTTGCTGTACCAATGCCCCGATCCAGCCATCTTCACTTCAGCCCAGCTTCCTGGCTGAGGCTGGGATGTGTTGCGGGAGGAAATAGCAGCAGGTAAACACTAGATGGACCCACAGCTGAGCCAGGCCCTGCATGCTGTGCTCCTGGAGGTCACGCAGACTTGCAAAACTCCCATTTGGAGGCTCAGAGACTAGTCTCAGCTTAAACagtagaactgggatttgaaccaggaCCATCCGGTGCCAGACTCCATTGTGTTTTTCTTGCTGGGGTGCCAGGCCCTACCGTTAATGCTGGGGACGACCCAGGCCAGCCCTGCCTGCTCAGGAACCTCCCTGACCCACTTGAGCCAGGCAGCCTGGAATTTTCCACATGGGTCTAAACTAACTCTGGAGACACTGGCCATCCACATGGCCCCCGGCGGGGGTGAGGAGTCAGAGGTCAGGCTTCTCGCCTCCACTCACCTCCCCCACTCTCCTCTAGGTCTCTGCTGTTCCTGGGGTTCCTCTCCGTGCTTGGGACCTGCTTTGGGGGCTACAACATGGCCATGGCGGTGATGAGCCCCTGCCCCCTCTTGCAGGGCCACTGGGGTGGGGAAGTCCTCATCGTGAGTATCCGGCCGGTGGGGCTGTTCCCGCTCCGTACCCCTCAACTCTGTACTCCTCAGCTCCTAGCCACGGCCTGGGAGAGCCTGGGCGCAGCCCTTTCCTGCGATCAGAGTCTTTGGGGCTCTCCCAGGAAGTGCCAGGTGGGAGGGGTGCCCCTTCCTCGTTTGAGAGTGGAGGCTTAGGGAATCGAGGTGACTGGTAGGCCTCTTCCCACCATGTGTACCTCAGCAGTGGCCTTCTCTCAAAGGCCCTTGACTTGATCATGAGCACATGAACCCAGAAAAGCCATTGGGTTCTCCTTTGCCCCTGGGCAGTCAACTCATGGGACCCGTCAGCCCCTCAGGATCACTCCCAGAAGGCTCTCCTTGCACCTAGAGAGTATTCCATGGGTTTCCCTGAGCCCTGTGAGAGTTCCTTGCCCTGGCGCTCGCCCTGCAAGCCCTGTCACTCTGCATCTCTTCCCTCCCGTCCCCGCAGGTGGCCTCGTGGGTGCTTTTCAGCGGCTGCCTCAGCTACGTCAAGGTGATGCTAGGCGTGATCCTGCGCGACCTCAGCCGCAGCGCCCTCTTGTGGTGCGGAGCGGCGGTGCAGCTGGGCTCGCTGCTCGGAGCGCTGCTCATGTTCCCTCTGGTCAACGTGCTGCGGCTCTTCTCGTCCGCTGACTTCTGTAATCTGCACTGTCCCGCCTAGGCATGCCACCAACCCCGCCCCC includes:
- the SLC52A3 gene encoding solute carrier family 52, riboflavin transporter, member 3 translates to MAFLMHLLVCIFGMGSWVTINGLWVELPLLVMELPERWYLPSYLTVVIQLANIGPLLVTLLHRFRPSCLSEVPIIFTLLGVGTATCIIFAFLWNMTSWVLDGHHSIAFLVLTFFLALVDCTSSVTFLPFMSRLPTYYLTTFFVGEGLSGLLPALVALAQGSGLTTCVNVTEPSDSIPSPVPTWETDIAQGVPRALVSALPEMEAPLSHLESRYLPAHFSPLVFFLLLSIMMACCLGAFFVLQRQPKCWEASVEDLLNDQVTLHSIRPREENDLGPADTVDSSQSQGHLEEKAAPCCPAHLAFIYTLVAFINALTNGVLPSVQTYSCLSYGPVAYHLAATLSIVANPLASLLSMFLPNRSLLFLGFLSVLGTCFGGYNMAMAVMSPCPLLQGHWGGEVLIVASWVLFSGCLSYVKVMLGVILRDLSRSALLWCGAAVQLGSLLGALLMFPLVNVLRLFSSADFCNLHCPA